A window of the Pseudomonas furukawaii genome harbors these coding sequences:
- a CDS encoding osmoprotectant NAGGN system M42 family peptidase — translation MTRKLPDPDLAYLQRVLLEMLAIPSPTGFTDTIVRYVAERLDEIGVPYELTRRGTIRATLKGRQSSPDRAVSAHLDTIGAIVREIKDNGRLGLAPVGCWSSRFAEGSRVSLFCDSRVLRGSVLPLLASGHAFNTQVDSLPVSWDHVELRLDAYSATRADCESLGVSVGDFVAFDPLPEFTESGHISARHLDDKAGVAALLTALKAIAESGQVPPIDCHPLFTITEEIGSGSAAALPWDVSEFVGIDIAPVAPGQHSSEHAVTVALQDSGGPYDYHLSRHLLRLAESNAIPLRRDLFRYYHSDAQSAVTAGHDIRTALLAFGCDATHGYERTHLDSLEALARLLGAYLMSPPVFASDATGRQQTLEPFSHQLEHETQMESETRVPTVESLVGKSDGNP, via the coding sequence ATGACCCGGAAGCTTCCCGATCCCGACCTCGCCTACCTGCAACGGGTGCTGCTGGAAATGCTCGCCATCCCCAGCCCCACCGGCTTCACCGACACCATAGTGCGCTATGTCGCCGAACGCCTCGACGAGATCGGCGTCCCCTATGAGCTGACCCGTCGCGGCACCATCCGCGCCACCCTCAAGGGCCGCCAGAGCAGCCCGGACCGGGCCGTGTCGGCGCACCTGGACACCATTGGCGCCATCGTCCGCGAGATCAAGGACAACGGCCGCCTGGGCCTGGCGCCGGTGGGTTGCTGGTCCAGCCGCTTCGCCGAGGGCAGCCGCGTCAGCCTGTTCTGCGACAGCCGCGTGCTGCGGGGCAGCGTCCTGCCCCTGCTGGCCTCCGGGCACGCCTTCAACACCCAGGTGGACAGCCTGCCGGTGAGCTGGGACCACGTGGAACTGCGCCTGGACGCCTACAGCGCCACCCGCGCCGACTGCGAAAGCCTCGGCGTCTCGGTGGGGGATTTCGTCGCCTTCGACCCGCTGCCGGAGTTCACCGAGAGCGGCCATATCAGCGCCCGCCACCTGGACGACAAGGCCGGTGTCGCCGCCCTGCTCACCGCCCTCAAGGCCATCGCCGAGTCGGGCCAGGTACCGCCCATCGACTGTCACCCCCTGTTCACCATCACCGAGGAGATCGGCTCCGGCTCCGCCGCCGCCCTGCCCTGGGACGTCAGCGAGTTCGTCGGCATCGACATCGCCCCGGTCGCCCCGGGCCAGCACTCCAGCGAGCACGCCGTCACCGTGGCCCTGCAGGACTCCGGCGGCCCCTACGACTATCACCTCTCCCGCCACCTGCTGCGCCTGGCGGAGAGCAACGCCATCCCCCTGCGCCGGGACCTGTTCCGCTACTACCACAGCGACGCCCAGTCGGCCGTCACCGCCGGCCACGACATCCGCACCGCCCTGCTGGCCTTCGGCTGCGACGCCACCCACGGCTACGAGCGCACCCACCTCGACAGCCTGGAGGCCCTGGCCCGGCTGCTGGGCGCCTACCTGATGAGTCCACCGGTGTTCGCCAGCGACGCCACCGGGCGCCAGCAGACGCTGGAACCCTTCAGCCACCAGTTGGAGCACGAGACCCAGATGGAAAGCGAGACCCGCGTCCCGACCGTGGAAAGCCTGGTAGGAAAGTCCGACGGCAACCCTTGA
- a CDS encoding hybrid sensor histidine kinase/response regulator, whose product MLHRSGFVGLLALAFALCLSWLTLPALAQTLGAAPLDRDQLRLSLGPWVGYLEDPKGQLRLEQVRSLPDPAFQPVPGTHINLGKNNSVWWFKVRLDNSRPQALDGYLEANYPLLDDIRLYAIGPDGQVQAQETGDQFAFAQRPVQVRNFWFPLHVEPGESTLILRVESTSTLFVPLVFSTHDASAAAQENLMGFNGAFYGVLFAMFFYNLFLYLSLREAAYFWYLAYNLNVVMLAACFDGMLFKLLPEHVGLQSVAIYLFMYLHCLTALQFSRHFLHTRPHFPRLDRGLLGLMLLTLLGLLSFPLVGLQNWNILASLTVLAVSACLLATGVYVWRRGLRYGSYYTLAWGVLLFAFIQATTGSLGVEVLGIYGATVVKLGVTLELITLSIGLADRINTLKEEGFRSRQAAEQAHIENLAKSRFLATMSHEIRTPLNGVLGMLQLLRETSLDRSQRFYVDTISSSGTALMSVINDILDFARIESGKLELERIEFDLEDLVSETLGLFTAQALDKRLGLHLALDAGVPRRIQGDPTRLKQVLMNLLGNAVKFTAEGHVSLQVSLRRNASGAGHLVFCVSDSGIGIRPEALAQLFESFAQGDSSTTRRYGGSGLGLAISKELVELMDGRIEVQSTLNQGTRFSFSLPLQPGAFDDDSLARLLDGRTALLASRDGLGLDALGRLLGRWGMRCERCQDPERLLEHLEDFATPPLLVIMAPWPGEPTRWLEGLRPRLEHGQRVLLVCPPEQCKDLPVNDGLRLRALAQPIILGHLRETLQELYRERRLEERPPQREGRRRTAATPCILVAEDNPVNQLVVQGFLKKRGYLVRTVANGRAAVEEYQRDPDGIQLILMDCEMPEMDGFEATRQIRRLERNRDWPPVPIVALTAHILEEHRQAGADAGMDDFLGKPLDSALLFSTLERFIARQGVEG is encoded by the coding sequence ATGCTTCACCGTTCGGGCTTCGTCGGCCTCCTCGCCCTCGCCTTCGCCCTCTGCCTTTCCTGGCTCACCCTGCCGGCCCTGGCCCAGACCCTGGGAGCCGCTCCCCTGGACCGCGACCAGCTGCGCCTGTCGCTGGGTCCCTGGGTCGGCTACCTGGAGGACCCCAAGGGCCAGTTGCGCCTCGAACAGGTGCGCAGCCTGCCTGACCCGGCCTTCCAGCCGGTGCCCGGCACGCACATCAACCTCGGCAAGAACAACTCGGTCTGGTGGTTCAAGGTCCGCCTGGACAACTCGCGCCCCCAGGCCCTGGACGGCTACCTGGAAGCCAACTACCCGCTGCTGGACGACATCCGCCTCTACGCCATCGGCCCCGACGGCCAGGTGCAGGCCCAGGAAACCGGCGACCAGTTCGCCTTCGCCCAGCGCCCGGTGCAGGTGCGCAACTTCTGGTTCCCGCTGCATGTGGAGCCCGGCGAGAGCACCCTGATCCTGCGGGTGGAGAGCACCAGCACCCTGTTCGTGCCGCTGGTGTTCAGCACCCATGACGCCAGCGCCGCCGCCCAGGAGAACCTCATGGGGTTCAACGGGGCCTTCTATGGCGTGCTCTTCGCCATGTTCTTCTACAACCTCTTCCTTTACCTGTCCCTGCGCGAGGCGGCCTACTTCTGGTACCTGGCCTACAACCTCAATGTGGTGATGCTGGCCGCCTGCTTCGACGGCATGCTGTTCAAGCTGCTGCCCGAGCATGTGGGCCTGCAGTCGGTGGCCATCTACCTCTTCATGTACCTGCACTGCCTCACCGCGCTGCAGTTCAGCCGTCACTTCCTCCACACCCGCCCGCATTTCCCCCGCCTGGATCGCGGGCTCCTCGGCCTGATGCTGCTGACCCTGCTGGGCCTGCTGTCCTTCCCCCTGGTGGGCCTGCAGAACTGGAACATCCTCGCCAGCCTCACCGTCCTGGCGGTCTCCGCCTGCCTCCTGGCCACCGGCGTCTACGTCTGGCGCCGGGGCCTGCGCTACGGCTCCTACTACACCCTGGCCTGGGGCGTGCTGCTGTTCGCCTTCATCCAGGCCACCACCGGCTCCCTCGGCGTCGAGGTCCTCGGGATCTACGGGGCGACCGTGGTCAAGCTGGGGGTCACCCTCGAGCTGATCACCCTCTCCATCGGCCTGGCCGATCGCATCAATACCCTCAAGGAAGAAGGCTTCCGCTCGCGCCAGGCGGCCGAGCAGGCGCACATCGAGAACCTCGCCAAGAGCCGCTTCCTGGCCACCATGAGCCACGAGATCCGCACCCCGCTCAACGGCGTGCTGGGCATGCTGCAACTGCTGCGGGAAACCTCGCTGGACCGCAGCCAGCGTTTCTACGTCGACACCATCTCCAGCTCCGGTACGGCGCTGATGTCGGTGATCAACGACATCCTCGACTTCGCTCGCATCGAGTCCGGCAAGCTGGAACTGGAGCGCATCGAATTCGACCTCGAGGACCTGGTCTCTGAGACCCTCGGTCTCTTCACCGCCCAGGCCCTGGACAAGCGCCTGGGGCTGCACCTCGCCCTCGACGCCGGCGTGCCCCGGCGCATCCAGGGCGACCCGACGCGCCTGAAGCAGGTGCTGATGAACCTGCTGGGCAATGCCGTCAAGTTCACCGCCGAGGGCCATGTGTCCCTGCAGGTCAGCCTGCGCCGCAACGCCTCGGGCGCCGGGCACCTGGTGTTCTGTGTCAGCGACAGCGGCATCGGCATCCGTCCGGAAGCCCTGGCCCAGCTGTTCGAGTCCTTCGCCCAGGGCGATTCCAGCACCACCCGGCGCTATGGCGGCAGCGGCCTCGGCCTGGCCATCAGCAAGGAACTGGTGGAGCTGATGGATGGACGCATCGAGGTGCAGAGCACCCTCAACCAGGGCACCCGCTTCAGCTTCAGCCTGCCCCTGCAACCGGGGGCCTTCGACGACGACAGCCTTGCCCGGTTGCTCGACGGCCGCACCGCCTTGCTGGCGTCCCGCGATGGCCTGGGCCTGGACGCCCTGGGCCGCCTGCTCGGTCGCTGGGGCATGCGCTGCGAGCGCTGCCAGGACCCGGAGCGCCTGCTGGAGCACCTGGAAGACTTCGCCACGCCGCCCCTGCTGGTCATCATGGCGCCCTGGCCCGGCGAGCCGACGCGCTGGCTGGAAGGGCTGCGTCCGCGGCTGGAGCATGGCCAGCGGGTCCTGCTGGTCTGCCCGCCGGAACAGTGCAAGGACCTGCCCGTGAACGACGGCCTGCGCCTGCGCGCCCTGGCCCAGCCGATCATCCTCGGTCACCTGCGGGAAACCCTGCAGGAGCTCTACCGCGAACGCCGGCTGGAAGAGCGCCCGCCACAACGGGAAGGGCGTCGCCGGACCGCCGCCACCCCCTGCATCCTGGTGGCCGAGGACAACCCGGTGAACCAGCTCGTGGTCCAGGGCTTCCTGAAGAAGCGCGGCTACCTGGTGCGCACCGTGGCCAACGGTCGGGCGGCGGTGGAGGAATACCAGCGCGATCCGGACGGCATCCAGCTGATCCTGATGGACTGCGAGATGCCGGAAATGGATGGCTTCGAAGCCACCCGGCAGATCCGTCGCCTGGAACGCAACCGCGACTGGCCGCCCGTGCCCATCGTCGCCCTCACCGCCCATATCCTCGAGGAACACCGCCAGGCCGGCGCCGACGCCGGGATGGACGACTTCCTCGGCAAGCCCCTGGACAGCGCCCTGCTGTTCAGCACCCTGGAACGCTTCATCGCCCGGCAGGGTGTGGAAGGGTGA
- a CDS encoding YheU family protein, whose protein sequence is MLIPHDLLEAETLTRLIEDFVTREGTDNGDDTPLDTRVERVRHALRKGEAVIAYDPDSQQCQLMLKRDVPKEWLET, encoded by the coding sequence ATGCTGATTCCCCACGACCTGCTCGAGGCCGAGACCCTCACCCGCCTGATCGAGGACTTCGTCACCCGCGAAGGCACCGACAACGGCGACGACACGCCACTGGACACCCGCGTCGAGCGGGTCCGCCATGCCCTGCGCAAGGGCGAGGCGGTGATCGCCTACGACCCCGACAGCCAGCAATGCCAGCTGATGCTCAAGCGGGACGTGCCCAAGGAGTGGCTGGAGACCTGA
- a CDS encoding transglutaminase-like cysteine peptidase yields the protein MQKPVLRRLGAVLSWQFVVIAALSAGVLLGTAEARASWSPDPALRKAEKRYNRSTSARERLAAWHDLLQGGHRLTEREQLEAVNHGINRLVRFEDDSAVWQRRDYWATPLETLARGAGDCEDFALAKYFSLLQLGVPRDRLRLVYAKALDLNQAHMVLVWQGAPDTEPLVLDNLTDGILPVSQRPDLVLRYAFDTRALYALEDGEVRRIGDSAELPAWRRLLARAEQEGLAR from the coding sequence TTGCAGAAGCCCGTCCTCCGCCGCCTGGGCGCTGTCCTGTCCTGGCAGTTCGTCGTCATCGCCGCCCTCAGCGCCGGCGTCCTCCTGGGCACTGCCGAGGCCCGCGCGTCCTGGAGCCCGGACCCGGCCCTGCGCAAGGCGGAAAAGCGCTACAACCGCAGCACCTCCGCCCGTGAACGCCTGGCCGCCTGGCATGACCTGCTGCAGGGTGGCCACCGCCTGACCGAGCGCGAGCAGCTGGAGGCGGTCAACCACGGGATCAACCGGCTGGTGCGCTTCGAGGACGACAGCGCCGTCTGGCAGCGCCGCGACTACTGGGCCACGCCGCTGGAAACCCTCGCCCGGGGCGCCGGCGACTGCGAGGACTTCGCCCTCGCCAAGTACTTCTCCCTGCTCCAGCTGGGCGTCCCCCGGGATCGGCTGCGCCTGGTCTACGCCAAGGCCCTGGACCTGAACCAGGCGCACATGGTGCTCGTCTGGCAAGGCGCGCCGGACACCGAGCCCCTGGTGCTGGACAACCTGACGGACGGCATCCTCCCCGTCTCCCAGCGCCCGGACCTGGTCCTGCGCTATGCCTTCGACACCCGGGCGCTCTACGCCCTCGAGGACGGCGAGGTGCGGCGCATCGGCGACAGCGCCGAGCTGCCGGCCTGGCGGCGCCTGCTGGCGCGGGCGGAACAGGAAGGCCTCGCACGCTGA
- the fusA gene encoding elongation factor G: MARTTPISHYRNIGIVAHVDAGKTTTTERVLYYTGVNHKMGEVHDGAATMDWMVQEQERGITITSAATTAFWSGSRKQLDKYRINIIDTPGHVDFTIEVERSLRVLDGAVVVFSGADGVEPQSETVWRQADKYHVPRIAYVNKMDRAGADFLRVVEQIRKRLGHTPVPIQLPIGQEENFIGQIDLIRMKAIYWNDADQGASFREEEIPAELREEAERWRANMVEAAAEANEELMNAYLEGAELTEEQIKAGLRIRTLSCEVVPSVCGSSFKNKGVPLVLDAVVELLPSPTEIPAIRGTHPDDPEREDERHADDTEPFSALAFKIAADPFVGTLTFVRVYSGVLNSGDAVQNSVKGRKERVGRMVQMHANHRAEIKEVRAGDIAALIGMKDVTTGDTLCALDKPIILERMDFPEPVISIAVEPKTKADQEKMGIALGKLAQEDPSFRVRTDEETAQTIISGMGELHLDIIVDRMRREFNVEANTGKPQVAYREAIRKTCEAEGKFVRQSGGRGQYGHCWIRFAPADEGKEGLEFSNEIVGGTIPREFIPAIQKGIEEQMKNGVVAGYPLLGLKAAVFDGSFHDVDSSEMAFKIAASMATKQLSQKGGAVLLEPVMKLEVVTPEEYMGDIIGDLNRRRGLIHGMDDGVSGKIVRAEVPLGEMFGYATDVRSMSQGRASFSMEFARYAEVPASIAEAIVKKSG, encoded by the coding sequence ATGGCCCGTACAACGCCCATCAGCCACTACCGCAACATCGGCATCGTGGCCCACGTGGATGCCGGCAAGACCACCACCACCGAGCGCGTCCTCTATTACACCGGGGTCAACCACAAGATGGGCGAGGTGCATGACGGCGCCGCCACCATGGACTGGATGGTCCAGGAGCAGGAGCGTGGCATCACCATCACCTCGGCGGCCACCACCGCCTTCTGGAGCGGTTCGCGCAAGCAGCTGGACAAGTACCGCATCAACATCATCGACACCCCCGGGCACGTGGACTTCACCATCGAGGTGGAGCGCTCCCTGCGGGTGCTGGACGGCGCCGTGGTGGTGTTCAGCGGTGCCGACGGCGTGGAGCCGCAGTCCGAGACGGTCTGGCGCCAGGCCGACAAGTACCATGTGCCGCGCATCGCCTACGTGAACAAGATGGACCGCGCCGGCGCCGACTTCCTGCGGGTGGTGGAGCAGATCCGCAAGCGCCTCGGGCATACCCCGGTGCCCATCCAGCTGCCCATCGGCCAGGAGGAGAACTTCATCGGCCAGATCGACCTGATCCGCATGAAGGCCATCTACTGGAACGACGCCGACCAGGGTGCCTCGTTCCGCGAGGAAGAGATCCCCGCCGAACTGCGCGAGGAGGCCGAGCGCTGGCGCGCCAACATGGTGGAGGCGGCGGCCGAGGCCAACGAGGAGCTGATGAACGCCTACCTGGAAGGCGCCGAGCTGACCGAGGAGCAGATCAAGGCCGGCCTGCGCATCCGCACCCTGTCCTGCGAGGTGGTGCCGTCGGTGTGTGGCTCCTCCTTCAAGAACAAGGGCGTGCCCCTGGTGCTGGACGCGGTGGTGGAGCTCCTGCCGTCACCCACCGAGATCCCCGCCATCCGGGGCACCCACCCGGACGATCCGGAGCGGGAGGACGAGCGCCATGCCGACGACACCGAGCCCTTCTCGGCGCTGGCCTTCAAGATCGCCGCCGACCCCTTCGTCGGCACCCTGACCTTCGTCCGCGTCTACTCGGGGGTGCTCAACTCCGGTGATGCGGTGCAGAACTCGGTGAAGGGCCGCAAGGAGCGGGTGGGCCGCATGGTGCAGATGCACGCCAACCACCGGGCCGAGATCAAGGAGGTGCGCGCCGGCGATATCGCCGCGCTGATCGGCATGAAGGACGTCACCACCGGCGACACCCTCTGCGCCCTCGACAAGCCGATCATCCTCGAGCGCATGGACTTCCCCGAACCGGTGATCTCCATCGCCGTGGAGCCCAAGACCAAGGCCGACCAGGAAAAGATGGGCATCGCCCTCGGCAAGCTGGCCCAGGAGGACCCCTCGTTCCGCGTCCGCACCGACGAGGAGACCGCGCAGACCATCATTTCCGGCATGGGCGAGTTGCACCTGGACATCATCGTCGACCGCATGCGCCGCGAGTTCAACGTCGAGGCCAACACCGGCAAGCCCCAGGTGGCCTACCGCGAGGCCATCCGCAAGACCTGCGAGGCGGAGGGCAAGTTCGTCCGCCAATCCGGCGGACGCGGCCAGTACGGCCACTGCTGGATCCGCTTCGCGCCGGCCGATGAGGGCAAGGAGGGGCTGGAGTTCAGCAACGAGATCGTCGGCGGCACCATCCCCCGGGAGTTCATCCCCGCCATCCAGAAGGGCATCGAGGAGCAGATGAAGAACGGCGTGGTCGCCGGCTACCCGCTGCTGGGCCTGAAGGCCGCCGTGTTCGACGGCTCCTTCCACGACGTGGACTCCAGCGAGATGGCCTTCAAGATCGCCGCCTCCATGGCCACCAAGCAGCTGTCCCAGAAGGGCGGGGCGGTGCTGCTGGAACCGGTTATGAAGCTGGAGGTGGTGACCCCCGAGGAGTACATGGGCGACATCATCGGCGACCTCAACCGCCGTCGGGGCCTGATCCACGGCATGGACGACGGCGTCTCCGGCAAGATCGTCCGCGCCGAGGTGCCCCTGGGCGAGATGTTCGGTTACGCCACCGACGTGCGCTCCATGTCCCAGGGGCGCGCCAGCTTTTCCATGGAGTTCGCCCGCTACGCCGAAGTGCCGGCGAGCATCGCCGAGGCCATCGTGAAGAAGTCGGGTTGA
- a CDS encoding peroxiredoxin: MSIRIGDEAPDFTVDSTEGTIHFHEWIGDHWAILFSHPKDFTPVCTTELGYMARLKPEFDKRNTKVIGLSVDPVSDHRRWVGDIEETQGYAVNYPMIGDENLVVAKLYDMIHPNASGGGPRTAVDNATVRSVFIIGPDKKVKAMLVYPMSAGRNFDEVLRLLDSLQLNARHTVATPVNWRPGDDVIIPTSVSDEDAKKKYPDGYKTLKPYLRVVAQPK; the protein is encoded by the coding sequence ATGTCCATCCGCATAGGCGACGAAGCCCCCGACTTCACGGTCGACAGCACCGAAGGCACCATCCACTTCCACGAGTGGATCGGCGACCACTGGGCCATCCTGTTCTCCCACCCGAAGGACTTCACCCCGGTCTGCACCACCGAGCTGGGCTACATGGCCAGGCTCAAGCCCGAGTTCGACAAGCGCAACACCAAGGTCATCGGCCTTTCCGTCGACCCGGTGAGCGACCACCGCAGGTGGGTCGGCGACATCGAGGAAACCCAGGGCTACGCGGTGAACTACCCGATGATCGGCGACGAGAACCTGGTGGTGGCCAAGCTCTACGACATGATCCACCCCAACGCCAGCGGCGGCGGCCCGCGCACCGCCGTCGACAACGCCACGGTGCGCTCGGTGTTCATCATCGGCCCGGACAAGAAGGTCAAGGCGATGCTGGTCTACCCCATGAGCGCCGGACGCAACTTCGACGAGGTGCTGCGCCTGCTGGACTCCCTCCAGCTCAACGCCAGGCACACCGTGGCCACCCCGGTGAACTGGCGTCCGGGCGACGACGTGATCATCCCCACCTCGGTCTCCGACGAAGACGCGAAGAAGAAGTACCCGGACGGCTACAAGACCCTCAAGCCCTACCTGCGCGTGGTCGCCCAGCCGAAATGA
- a CDS encoding Mut7-C RNAse domain-containing protein, translating into MTRATFRFYEELNDFLPAARRRRDFSCDCAHAATVKHMIEALGVPHTEVELVLVNGESVGFERVLLEGDRVAVYPTFETLDITPLLRVRARPLRVLRFIADAHLGGLASLLRMSGFDTLYDNGFEDGQIAGIAAREGRIVLTRDRELLKRRIITHGCYIHALKPALQLRELFERLDLARSANPFSRCLHCNGPLKEVAPEQARPQVPPRVRERHSRFFGCDACQRLYWEGSHWRSMCALLAPLLAVDKSTGA; encoded by the coding sequence ATGACTCGAGCGACCTTTCGCTTCTACGAGGAACTCAACGACTTCCTGCCCGCCGCGCGGCGGCGCCGGGATTTCAGCTGCGACTGCGCCCACGCGGCCACGGTCAAGCACATGATCGAAGCCCTGGGCGTTCCCCATACGGAAGTGGAACTGGTGCTGGTCAACGGCGAGTCGGTGGGCTTCGAGCGGGTGCTCCTCGAGGGCGACCGGGTGGCGGTCTATCCCACCTTCGAGACCCTGGACATCACCCCCTTGCTGCGGGTCCGCGCGCGTCCGCTGCGGGTGCTGCGCTTCATCGCCGACGCCCACCTGGGCGGGCTGGCCAGCCTGCTGCGCATGAGCGGCTTCGACACCCTCTACGACAACGGCTTCGAGGACGGCCAGATCGCCGGAATCGCCGCCCGCGAGGGGCGCATCGTGCTCACCCGCGACCGCGAGCTGCTCAAGCGCCGCATCATCACCCACGGCTGCTACATCCACGCCCTGAAACCCGCGTTGCAGTTGCGCGAGCTGTTCGAGCGCCTCGACCTCGCCCGCAGCGCCAACCCGTTCAGCCGCTGCCTGCACTGCAACGGCCCGTTGAAGGAAGTCGCCCCGGAGCAGGCCCGCCCTCAGGTGCCGCCCCGGGTGCGCGAACGCCATTCGCGCTTCTTCGGCTGCGACGCCTGCCAGCGGCTGTACTGGGAAGGCTCCCACTGGCGCAGCATGTGCGCCTTGCTGGCCCCCTTGCTGGCTGTGGATAAGTCCACCGGAGCCTGA